The sequence below is a genomic window from Brachyhypopomus gauderio isolate BG-103 chromosome 5, BGAUD_0.2, whole genome shotgun sequence.
CACcaaagtactttttatgagtagtCTATCCAAATACAAAAAGCTGTAAAAGTTGGCTAACATTCTCAACTTCTTGGGACCAGTTGCTAATATTTATGAAGcaatttttaatatattttctCCTGTGGCATAAAAATATGTATGAAATACATATGAATATTTGGGTAGGCTGGATATTTATGAAAATCTAGCCTACCCATGATTTAATCACGTTTACTGCAGCTCAATATCAAATACGCAATACGTTCTTCTGTATTCACATTTACAGTTATTATAGGTGTGCTAAACAGACAGACCCTGTTGTCTATGATGATCCATCTCCATCAGTACCGATCAGGGCGCAGCCCTGTTCACAGATCACAACGGAACCTAAAGCAGGAGCAGCTAGGGAGGAGTGGAGGGATGAAGTATCGCGAGAAGTGAGAGGAGAGCTCGTTGGTGAGATCTTTACAGCATCATCTCGGCTCCTTCTCCCAGGCGGATCGGTTGGTACGTGTGTAGGAGGACAGTGACGTGATTGTTTCACTCCCAAATTCACACATAGACTAATGAAACAACACATTTGACAAAAAACATCCTGCACATTTATTTTGAATGGAAAGTTGTCCGTTTGGTCCAAGGAAGGGCTTCGACGGGGACCACGTTATTGGGCAGCCTGGCGAGGTAAGGTGATCATGTTTAGACGATGCGTTGCCTTAATCCACACATTGCTAATAAAATGACTCAAAGGCACGATCTAAACCTGGAGCAGTATAAACGGGACATGCGGGTGTCGTGTGAAACACATGACGTGAAATATTGAGCAACATCCAACGTTTCACACCTGAAGGGCGCTCTCGTCGACCTCCACACCACCGTCCTAAAATAAGCACAGTGCATTCGTCGGGTTTTGGAAAAAATATACGCTGCGCTACATATTTTATAGTTATTTGCGTTTTAATACGCGTTCCCAAAATAATGAATGTTATTTGACTGTGTAGGATACGATTTCCCATATAGAATAAATAGTAACATTTAAGAAATCACCCCGTCTTCTCCCCACCACCGCGTACCCTTCAGTACTGTAACAATTTCGTGTACTACAAAAGCGATTGATTATGAATGTTTTTTATTCTAATGATCTATATTTGACTTCAACGTCTGTTGTGAGAGATCCTGTTTGTTCATGTTATCACAGCACGGGGTGAAGTGAGAGCTACACGAGGCTTTATTTACCTCCAAACCTGTCGGTCCACGTGTTTAAAACGCCAAGTTACGTATTGTTATAAACACATTTTGCAATGGGGGCAACGAAACAAAATAAGGGTTCGTTATAGCTGCAATATTTGAAATTCTTGGAGGCCTTATTTAAGTGATTAGTCTGGCCACCAGAGGCGCAGTGTTGCTGAGCCAGGGCGGGCGCCCCCTAGAGGACACGGAGTGAACAGGCCGCCTTAGTTTGGCATCTCAGTTACGGATAGTTTTTACTCAGGAAACAGGACATAAACTCGTGACCAGTAACATGtattcttgttgttttgtttcagtTCCATGCGTGTTCATGAAAAATATCTTATTTAGGTTACTCCATATTACTGACACCAGGAATTTAAATTAAAAGGATCTTAATGGCAGGTAAGAACTTATTTTCAGATGTCAAGGACAAGCCCATGTAGTGTTATAGCCATTGTTTTTTAACCATAACTTTTGTCATGTTTTAAGATGATAAAGTTTTTAACTTTCAATTTTAATGATAAATAATACCTTAGCTTACAGTTATATGCCTTATTATCTTTTTATAGCCACAGAAAACAACTTTCCTCCTCTGCCCCGGTTCATTCCACTGAAGCCATGCTTTTACCAGGACTTCAACGAGATCCCAGATCAACGTCGCACCATGTGCAAGCGTCTCTACTACCTCTGGATCTGTATGTCTGCACACTTCACATTTACAAACCTCTTCACACAGTGCAAATTTCACAAACTTGTGTGTCTTTAAGCGTCCCAGGAGCCGGTTTGCTCTAAAACGACAGACGTGTTTTCACTGAAAACACTGTATTAGCTTCAGCATAACACTTCTCCAGTTACATGATTTATGTATTATAGCCAAGAGGGTTTTATGATATTGAAAAACACGACAGGCcaagaacatttctaaatatTGAATGTTTTTTCCTTCACATTAAACACTGAATATAAATGGTCTTACATAAGTGTATGTATGTTGATTCTATAATGTGAATATGAAGAATGTTCTACTTATTTAAAGAATAGCATACTGCACAACATTTCATATTGTTTTGCTGTACTTTATGTGTATAGTAAGTCCTTTGTGTAGGACTTTAGTTGTGGGATATGTTGTTGAAATTTGCACCTTAGTAGTGAGCAAGAACAGTCAGAGGCATAGGTGAAATATTAAAGTAAAATTAAGTTTAATAGAAGtatttaaaacattaaataGAAAAATGCTTTGCACAAAGTCAAAGTGTGTGCAAGAGAGAGCTAACCTCTTGAATCATGAATCTTCATACCAACTACCGCTGGTTATGTAAGTACTCGTGATTGAATTTTGGATGTGAGGTCTGATTTGTGTCCAGTGATGTCAGTGCTACCCCTCACTGGACCATCAGGTTTAAAATGTTCTGCCCCCCCATGTCATGCAGGTGTCCTTGCTGGCTTAGATACAAGGGGTGTGCAGAGCATTTTATCTACAGCTAGCCACAACTATGAGTGATACCTAATCTACACACTAGGGGTGCTCACAGACACAGTAACACAAGAGCAAAGAGAACACAGTAAAAAGGCACTTGAGGCCTTACATGCATATAGAAAACTTATAAGAAAACTCCCATTACATTTGCCTACTTTTTGTCCTTTATGGACAAATCACATCAATTACAGACCACTCCGGGTTTCTAGTTGTAATGTCATCACAGGAAGTACATTGATAATCAGCTATTTATAAACTATTTACATTTTACAGCAATTTACAAACTCACGTCATCAAAGTGTCCAAACTCGGATGAATCACAGTCTGAGTCCGGCGTGAATGTCCGGTGTGGCAAGTCTACCTCGTAGTCCTCATTCATGCTGGTCACCATCTGGAACTCCCGTGTCTTGCCCAAAGAACTCGCTGTTTGTGTGGCACAGACCCCTGTGAGAGACAGAAGGCAGGGTGCacacagtggcggacttagcaatttggaggctcaaggcgaatttagctagggggcccatcaacattaatatgcgagaaataagttcaggttcacactacaagattttaggctggtttttcagtcgccgactgtttttgtagatcgccgacagaaactgtggtcggacgcaaatcggggatcattcggcgctcgctcagtgtagtgtgaactgctgaaagacgctcgccgactggtcgcagacgaccggcagatatctagcatgtttaatatctagcatgtttaatatctagcatgtttaatatctagcatgtttcatatctagcccagtcggcgactgtgagtcaacagcagcgtctagcttcatacaactttactacaagactgtgtttaagttattgtgacagcactggagaaatagtgcgattgactatatctatgttcactgcaacggagagatgaaataattctggcaatttgggactatggagtggttaaacggtaaaaaataataataataacgaaaacgtggtgttgctggttctcgcgagtgtttcattttcgtgttctcgtgtttttggacggcagccagatgagtcggcgattccccagtcgtttaattcgtgagcccacgtcaccgatcagtcatgtagtgtgaaagccacaacaactgaaagacttgcgattacagcacaaccagtcgtgtagtgcgaacggcacaaaaacctgatgactgaaaagtcgtgtagtgtgaacctggctttagctagacaagggggccctacagtgggaggggcccaaggcaattgcctagcaacgcctctatgcaaagaccgcctctgggtgCACATACTAGTAACACTAGCACGATGAGAATGGGGGTGCACACTGTAACTAGCCAGGTGCCCCAATTCCTCAAGATGTCTTGCCAGACTTTCAATGGACCTGATCTTGTCTCATTTGTTCTATTACGTTAGAGATGTTGTCGTGAGAATCTGGTATGTAGCCATGGGCCTATCCATGGGTCCTAAAGGTGATAACCTTGGTACCACGCAGGCATCTGTGTCTTGTCCACAAATGTTGATCGTATCATCCCAAGAATCCAAATGTAATGGTGcagaaatcaaacaaacaaacaaaaagccaAATCAACAACTGAAAGCCACTTACTATCAGATGGAACCTGAGACAAAAGTGTATAGGGACCAGGCACCAGTGGGGCTCTCGGTGCTACCGCTGAGGTAACTGCTTGGAGATCTTGAACCAGTTTCCCTTCGTGCTGGTGAAGTGTTACAGGGGACTACCAACCCTGCCTTTTAACACTGCCTCCACGCCTGGCCATATGCCTGTAATCACTTAAGGCTTCAGCGGATACCGCGGTTTGCAAGGCCTGAAATCAGATTTCGGTGTTGTTCTCACAGGTTCACAACCTTTAATACGGCCCACATCACATTTTCCCACATTTTGACCACAGTGTCTCTGACATCTGCttccagctacacacacacacacacacacacacacacacacacacacacacacacacacacacacacgttatctCTAGGCAATGGAATATTGGTACCTCGCCAGCTAAGAGTTCCAGTCCCTCTCACTCTGACCACCCAGCTCAACGCTTTACGTTATGCACCTAGTGATTGGCAACATTTGCTTCAGCCACAAGCCCAAACCTTGACACTCCCAGCTCATGGGTTTAGCCAGTGAGACGTGTGGATTGGTGTTTTCCATCTGAAAACGTGTCTCACTCTGCTCCACTCAAGTTTATCTTAACCACCTCCCACGTCCTGATTCCAAAGCAAACATTTTAACACTAACATTTCAACCTGTTCACATACTTCCTCATGTATGTGTGCTGTGCAGTGTAGCATACATGAGTCCTTGAAGTCAGTACTCGTGGGGTTAGTAAAACTTTGCGCGAGTGTAATCAGTCCTGTCTTAATATCTCCTGTGGGACAGGTGCTTGGTTGCCACTCACATGAATGAAGAGTGAGTTTAATGAAAGCCGTACGACTTGCATGGGCTCTAAAAATTTTACTTTCAGACCATCCGGTCTGCTTTTTATCTGAGGACCCAACTGACGCATTAATCTCTTCCATCAAATTTTTTGGGCATACTTTTGATATCAGAAAACTGAAACTTAAATGATGTCCCCGTCTCTTGCAATGAACAGGTCAGGGgtacggaggggggggggggggggggggggggtacaggtcaggggtacggggggggggggggggggggggtacaggaCAGGGGTACGGAGGGGGGGTACAGGACAGGGGTATGGTTCCTGACGCACCAACCGACTGGAGATACCTGCCACTCGTATGTGGTGGCTCACTAAATTCAGATGCTCTAATGACAGAATAGCCCTTCCACGGCCCAATCCTTTTTTATTCCTTCTTTGTTACTTTTCACTTTTGCTTCTCTCTCGTCCTGCTTACTATCATCTGAACCATCACCAGATGAACTAGCAGTTCAGGTAACATTAGTCTGAACTCTCAACAGAACacttccagttcagtcacaaaCGTCTGTTCCCCAATGTCACTGGGGTGTGTCAGTTGTTTCGTCACTTCTTTTAAATCTGCTAGTGTCCATGTTCTGTAGACCGTTCTGTTTCCGCTACCTCCACTATCGGGCAGGTTACATGTTCAGATGTTGTTGGGACACTCACCCAGTCTTGCGCTGATGGTGGCAGATGCTGTGTGTGAGATGGGAGCGTCCGCCCTTGGCTTGTAGTCTGTGCTGTAACCTGTGCAGTCCGTGTCCTGGTGTGCGATTCCACTGGGCTGACCAGAGGTCTCAGGAGTCTGTGGTGTAGGAGTCTGCATGAAGAGCAGTGTTGCTGGGCTGACCACCACCACATACAGTGGCATCAAATTCTCCGGAAGTGCTGGTGGTGGGCTTTGGGAAGAACTTGGACCGTTGTCGTCAAGAGGGTCTGTTAGTGTTGTCGATGGTGGTGCTGGTGCGATATTAACGGGTCAGGGGTGTCTGGGACAACCGTCCAGGTCAGGATCTGTAAAGATACTTAAAATACTGGAGAGTTTGAAATTCTTTCTGAGTTTTCTTCTTTAATTTTAATTGTGATTTGTACATTTGCCTTTGTGTTTCTTCCTCACACATCACAAGTGCCTCCCACTTGACCTTTAACCCCTCAGTCTGCTCTTTTCCCAAACTCAATTTTAGTGCTGCTATTTGATTTGTGATGAAACTGCCTTCATCTGGAAACCCACACTGTGAAACCCATGTTTGAAATTCCCATGACTCAAACTGTCTGGCCCCTTTTGCTTTCCCATGAACTTCATCTTAGCGTAATTACGCTGTTTGCTGTAAGCATACTGACACTCGTTTTTACTTTAACACTTACCCACTTTTTTAtcttataacacacacacacagatcgtATTCCTCACTCTCCCTAATTTAGTCTACTGGGTGCTTGTCGTGACATCGGTGCCCTCCCCCGTAGGTGTGCCGCCCTCTGTCACGAGTCCGATCTGGGGTGACAAATTGTCGTTGAAATTTTAACCTTACTAGTGAGCAAGAATAGTCAGAGGTATGGGTAAgatattaaagtaaaataaaggTGAATAGAAGAGAGGTATTcaaagtattaaaaagaaaaatggATCGATCCAGAGATCTCCGTTGCACACAGTCAAAGTGTCTGCAAGAGAGAGATAACCCCCCTCTGTAATCATGAATCTAGGATGTAAGGCCTGATTTGTGTCCGGTGATGTCAGCGCTACACCTCACAGGACCATCAGGTCTAAAATCTTCTGCCCCCCCACGTCATGCAGGTGTCCTTGCTGGCTTAGATACAAGGGGTGTGCAGAGCATTTTATCTACAGCTAGCCACAACTATGAGTGATGCCTAATCTACACACTAGGGGTGCTCACATTACAGATACAACACATGAATTGATTTAGCTTTATTGTTGTTCTTTTGTTTTGCTTTAACTTTTGATAAGGAGTGCCAGAGATATCTTAGATATGACACTAACCATTAGCCATGTTTTGGTCTTGTGGATAGTTCACATATTGTAAGAGCATTGCAATAAGTTGATGTCAACCTTGAACACTTGAGACTTACATAGTCTGTAAAAACCTTGTCTGATGTCTGAGATCAGCTTTCTACATGTAATTCTTGCAAttattgtgaatgtttgtcctgtATAAGTGTATATTAAGTGTCCAAAAGAAGAGCTTTATAAAATGACAAGTGTTGGCTGTTTTTAGTATTATGCTACatgttaagttaaatattttaattctCTTGCTATTCCAACCAGTGAACAGTGCTACACTTGCGGTAAACCTGATTGGTTGTCTCGCATGGATGTGTGGAGGAGGCGGGGCCACAAACTTTGGGATGGCTATACTGTGGCTGATTCTCTTCACTCCTTGTTCCTATGTGTGCTGGTTCCGGCCCATCTACAAAGCCTTTAAGTGAGTTCGGATCATGCACTGTGTGCATTTTAACTGCTCAATTATATGTCATGTCTTGCTCCCAAATGATCATTTGTAGAATGGCAAATCTAAATAATTAGCATTTGCTAGTTGCTGTGGTACATTTTTGTGTCATTTTCCAAAGTAATTTGCACTAACAAAATTATTTGGTTTAATTAACTGGtacattgtgtgtttgcataattgtaaatgtaaatttacaCTAATTAATAGTATGGTATATATTCTAATCATATTTTATACACctagacatttacatttatggcatttagcaggtgctcttatccagagtgacttacaaagtaaATATGGGGAACTAGACCCAGTCTAGTTCCAAAAGATGGAATAAAGGCAATTATATTGAACGTTTGTGAGAAATTGGATACCATCACTTAATTTAAAGCACAGCCTATGTCTCCTGTCAATATTTATATATGAGGTTTTAACCTTTTTTCTGCAGGACTGACAGCTCCTTCAACTTTATGGCATTTTTCTTCGTATTCATGGCTCAGGTTGTGATCAGTATTATCCAGACAGTGGGCATTCCAGGCTGGGGAGTGTGGTAAGAAATCTTGATGATGAATTTGTAGAGatgttaaaaaaattaatcaaaaattAATTGATTGATTACCATAAGTGTATATAAGTACATTAAGTATTTACCATATTTTTTTGTGAGTGGAGTTACCTCGCTTGACCCAAAATTATTTGAAAGTGCACATTAATTGGACATGATGTTTAGCTTTATGGCTAGGAAATAAATACGAAACATATTTTCATTTACCCTATTCGGACCATGACTGATCCTTTGACTTgtatctttttgtttgtttcttgtttactgtAACATTGAAGTATGAAGAATCCATGAATTATTAAAAGTATTTGAATGGAGTGACGTTTTGGACGATATTCCAAACGTGTAGATGTGCAGTGTTTCTAATCTCTATCCCTCATTTCTTCATTCCAGTGGTTGGCTGGCCACCATTACATTCTTCAGCACTAATATTGGGTCTGCTGTGGTAATGCTGATTCCCACCATCATGTTCACCGCTGTGGCTGTGCTCTCCTTCATCGCTCTCACCAAGGTGCCCAACTCACTACCCACAACACGCAGTTCTTTCTCCAGTCCTCATTTTACCCGTCCGTCGTTTACGGCTCTTGACCATACCGGCGGTAACGATACGCACTGAAATTGTAGTTCTAATGTTTcataacgttttttttttttattcgccATATTCGATTTAATTTATCAACCGAATTGACATTGTTCACATTTCTCAACAATAGTCACAAGACAGCAGTTCGGTTTCTGAATGGGagaaaaataaaagatgtttttgTGTGCTGCAGGTCCATAACTTCTACCGTGGCAGTGGTGGGAGTATGAGTAAAGCCCAGGAGGAGTGGGCCACGGGGGCATGGAagaacccccacgtccagcaGGCCGCCCAGCAGGCAGCTATGGGGGCAGCCCAGGGGGCCGTGCAGGGGCAGTACTCTGATGCCCCCACCTATAACTACAATGACCCTATGTAAAAGGATTTTAGTAATAACAGGCAGAAATAAGTGCAACAGGgtatttttgggggggggggggtccaaaacaaggtgacagatttGAGTGGGAAGAGTGCAAATAACTGACAGATTTATTTTAAAACGGGTTGTCTCCTGTAGAATAATGCATAGGACTTTGCTTTAGCTGTTTAAAGTATTGTTTTCGGTCTGTTGGCCCTGTCAGTGCTAAACTGCCAGTCCTCCTTTGTGCTAACAAGGCAGTTTTAATAGCTACATACTATTTTGCCATTAATAGTAGCTGAAATATGGTGGCATTCCATGGCCCAGTGCTTCTCTAGTGTTCTCTAGGTTCCTAGTGCATTGGGCATTGGATAGTAACTATCATTGTtgcactacagaaaccttgaaACTTACAGTTTCTCTGGATTTAATTTCACATTATTCGAAAGGTCTCTTTTTGGGCGTAGTGGAATTTTAAGTGCTAAGGACAGTATAAATGGTTAAAACACTATGTAACACCAAACTGACTCTACATTGAGCAGATAGCCTAAGACTGGCTGAAAGTTTTTTTCTGCAGCACATTGAAGATAATATATTGGTGTTTAAGCAGACAAGTTATGACTGTCTACCAACGTATTCTAAATGTTTTCCTAATCTATGTCTTGTGCAAAAGGAGACCTAAAGGCTAACACTAGAATAAATGCATAAATTAAGTTATAAACCTCTATAACTGAGGTTAAATAAGTTAAAATGAATGAAAGTTACTTTCCATTGTACTGAGCCATTGGTCTTTGACAAGCCAATGTTCTTTGATCATAATGTTTCATTACAGTAAGTCAAACATCTGGCTTGTTTTTTTGGTTATTATACACATAGCCATATAGCCATATACTTGTACAGttatgtttttaattttatctgtATTGTTTAGTGTAAAGTGTAAAAATGTTAACAATGGTCAGATTTTTGGTTAGTTTAATTTTGTTTTCTTACCTCAGGTTTTCAGTTGTTCTTTTCCCCCTCAACATGTTGTCAAACAAAGTCAAACTAAAGCAATCTTGCACATCTGTCAAATACTAATTCAGGGCTGaatatcaaaaaaaaaaaaaaaaaaaaagctgtaaaaAGATTATGAAATTATTTTTGGAACTTCTGTATTTCCAAAAATCCCAGCAGACATTGGCATCATTTTTGAACTACAGAAGGAATAATAATGGATCCTGTTAGCAGACAATACAAAATGGAGCTCAGCCCACTAAATTTAGGAGAGAATGATCTGGAGGTCACAGAGATGACCCACGACCTGCTTCTTTGTTATtattcatttcatttgtaaatttatttatataataagTGGTGTTGTGTAGTATTGGGGATTTAGTTTTCTATTTGTCTGCCAATTCCAGCCTTTTTGGTGGACTGACCTTTTTATTGAGGAAACTATTTAAATGCCTGCAATTAAAGCACACTACTCTCTATGGGTTTCATAGGAACTATTATCTCCACTCATAATTCACTCAGAATTCTGTCATTTCCTAATAGGATTATAGATTAAACTGTAATATCCCACCTACGTATGTGTAAATATATGCTGTGGTACAGTGACCAGTATATCGTTGTGTAAAACTTCCCAGATTACGTGGATTTAAAGATTATGTAAACCCTTGGTCAAATAATAAGGTTTTTGTATTTTCAAGACATAATGTGTGTAATTAAGACAGAAAGATTACCGATATAGATTTAAGTTTATAGAGAACTGAATTTGTCCATGGATTGATGTGAAGTGGCTACATTTGAAGCTGTCGAGTTGGAAGTGTCTTTATATATTCTCAAATATACTTTAAATTCATTCAAAAAAGTAAATGCAtcaaaattatgtacagtatatgtaatgaaaatgttttaaaatctgtaaaataGCATCTCATCTGAAGAACTGTGAAGTATGTGTTCATGTAAGATGTGTATCAGGAGTTGATGTGTATCATGTATTGatgtgtatgtataatttttGTAGGTTACTGTAAAAGACCATAGTCattatttttgtgtgtatgtgaatgtgtgagacAGTAGTGTTCACTGTTTCTCACCTATTACACTGGAGTAGTCACGGGCTTTGTTGAAAGAGGACAATCAATCTAGTAATTTTCATCTTCTGCTGTTGACGGTGCCCTCAAGCAGAGGTTCATGAATCCAGTCCTGGGGCCCTAGAGGTCTGCACACATTCAGGTTTAATGTGTCCCTTTACACTTGATCCAGACCACGGAGGACGTGATAAGTAGCTGATGTCCTGGACAAGGTTTATTAGGAGCAGAGAAACTGCAGGACTGAGTCCCCAGCACTGGGATTGAGAACCTAGAAAATCAGAGAGCCATCTAGTGGACAGGATGTGTTACAACCACTGTCTGGTACTTGGATCAGAAGTAACGGAGATGAAAAGGCTCATATCTGACATGGGTGATAAAATGATGATTCAAGTACAAATGTTATATCTCTGTGGCACTAGCAAAAGCAAAGTCTGCTGTCCATTGTCATGACCTACACATGGTAAAATGGTATGAATGCATATATAGCAGAAACACTGTGGAAAGTAAATTAAATCTTGTTCATAGTGTAAAGTGAATGGGACGATAACAATAGAACCAAAAGAGGTAGTCatagtgtggtgtttggtgcTCTGTAAACTTGTGAATCAAATCATGTGCCATGTGTACAtaggtgattgtgtgtgtgtgtgtgtgtgtgtgtgtgtgtttgtgtgtaagtatatgtgtgtatgttaatgTAATTGTTGTTCATCCCAAAATGGAATGTACTGTTGACATGGAGAAAATAGTGAGACATAGCCGTCTCCCTTCACTCCAGTCTTTCTTTGCCCATtatatattctctctctctttctctctacactatctttctttctttgtcatTTATCTTAATGTTCTTAAAGTTGGTGTCATGTTACAATTATCATTCTTTTTCTTTGACACAAGTACAGAATTTGAGTCCTGAGTTAATTAAGCTGCATTATCATGAACACACTATAGGATAAAAACTCTAGAACCAGGCAACCCTGGTCGTGCTCTTTAAAAGCAACATGATCTCCAGGAGGTTTtagagattttttttctagacCATTTTGTATTGCTTTTGTATTATTTTGTGTTTCCTTATGGCTAGTAAATGTATTGTTGGAATATGTGTGAGACAGTAATCTAATTCTTTCAGCATCCTTGCTTATACTTCTTTAAATCAGTTTTCCCAGCAGAGGGCAGAGATGAGCTTGGTAGAAGTGTTATTTTATATCAACACCCTGTTTCACAACCTTCTGTCTGTGTCGTGTTATTCTGGAGGTCCAGTTCATCAGAGTTTAGCCATCCCAGTTCTAATGCATCTTACTCTTTATCACGTCTTTTGCTGTATTGTGCATCTCTGAGCTAGGCCAAGGTGTCTGTGCGTCCCTCCAGGTCAGGGAGAGAAGGACAGATGGTGCTGTACATCTCGACACGCTTTGAAACAACACCATCCACAACTTGCCATGGCATCATGTGGTCAGTCTACATAATAAACTTTGGCACTTTCAATTCTTGCATGGGTTGGACATGTCATTCACACATGGTTAgaagtttctttttttttattgggAAAGTGATCCAACATTAATGAGGAGGGTAGAGGAAAGACTTAATTGGCAGGTCCTTGTTTGTGACATTCCAACAAGAACAAGGTTGGTAGCAAATTAATTTGTGTAAGCCATTC
It includes:
- the LOC143515193 gene encoding uncharacterized protein LOC143515193; the encoded protein is MPLYVVVVSPATLLFMQTPTPQTPETSGQPSGIAHQDTDCTGYSTDYKPRADAPISHTASATISARLGVCATQTASSLGKTREFQMVTSMNEDYEVDLPHRTFTPDSDCDSSEFGHFDDVSL
- the scamp5a gene encoding secretory carrier-associated membrane protein 5 — protein: MAATENNFPPLPRFIPLKPCFYQDFNEIPDQRRTMCKRLYYLWILNSATLAVNLIGCLAWMCGGGGATNFGMAILWLILFTPCSYVCWFRPIYKAFKTDSSFNFMAFFFVFMAQVVISIIQTVGIPGWGVCGWLATITFFSTNIGSAVVMLIPTIMFTAVAVLSFIALTKVHNFYRGSGGSMSKAQEEWATGAWKNPHVQQAAQQAAMGAAQGAVQGQYSDAPTYNYNDPM